Proteins from one Triticum aestivum cultivar Chinese Spring chromosome 7A, IWGSC CS RefSeq v2.1, whole genome shotgun sequence genomic window:
- the LOC123148876 gene encoding protease Do-like 9: MDNHDAPKRKRGRKPKPPAAAAAPDNGTHDSAPSPKPKRGRKPKPPPAASPDNDHPSSPLAAAADTPEPGSSSGTRGHRKSRRVRHELPSDADAALRAPPSRAPKGAANMKVEVPAVEPLRWEQVARVMPSMDAVVKVFCVHTEPNFSMPWQRKRQYSSSSSGFIIGGRRVLTNAHSVEHYTQVKLKKRGSDTKYLATVLAIGNECDIAMLTVDDDEFWKGVLPLEFGLLPALQDAVTVVGYPIGGDTISVTSGVVSRIEILSYVHGSTELLGLQIDAAINSGNSGGPAFNDQGKCVGIAFQSLKHEDAENIGYVIPTPVIKHFIQDYEKSGEYTGFPILGIEWQKMENPDLRKAMGMKSDQKGVRIRRIEPTAPESGCMQPSDIILSFDGIDIANDGTVPFRHGERIGFSYLVSQKYTGEKARVKVLRSSKIHEFNIKLSIHKKLIPAHIKGRPPSYYIVAGFVFMVVSVPYLRSEYGKDYEFDAPVKLLDKHLHAMAQSPDEQLVVVSQVLVADINIGYEELVNTQVRAFNGKPVNNLKQLATMVEDCNEEFLKFDMDYDQVVVLETKTARAATQDILTTHCIPSAMSDDLKA, encoded by the exons ATGGACAACCACGACGCTCCCAAGCGCAAGCGCGGCCGCAAGCCgaagccgccggccgccgccgccgcccccgacaacggcacccacgactccgccccctcgcccaagcccaAGCGCGGCCGCAAGCccaagccgccgcccgccgcctcccctGACAACGACCACCCCTCgtcccccctcgccgccgccgccgacaccccggAGCCAGGTTCCTCCTCCGGAACCCGCGGCCACCGCAAGTCCCGACGCGTCCGCCACGAGCTCCCGTCAGATGCCGACGCCGCCCTCCGCGCCCCCCCATCCCGCGCGCCCAAGGGGGCGGCCAACATGAAGGTGGAGGTCCCGGCGGTGGAGCCGTTGCGGTGGGAGCAGGTGGCGAGGGTGATGCCGTCCATGGACGCCGTGGTAAAGGTTTTCTGCGTGCACACGGAGCCGAACTTCTCAATGCCATGGCAGCGCAAGAGGCAGTACAGCTCCAGCAGCAGTGGCTTCATCATTGGGGGCCGCAGGGTGCTCACCAACGCCCATTCCGTCGAGCACTACACCCAAGTCAAGCTCAAGAAGCGCGGCTCAGACACCAAGTACCTTGCCACCGTCCTTGCCATCGGCAACGAATGCGACATTG CAATGTTAACCGTTGATGACGATGAATTCTGGAAAGGAGTTCTGCCGCTGGAGTTTGGATTGCTGCCAGCACTTCAGGATGCTGTCACTGTTGTTGGTTACCCTATTGGAGGAGATACAATTTCTGTGACAAGTGGTGTAGTATCTAGGATAGAAATACTCTCATATGTTCATGGTTCTACAGAACTTCTTGGACTACAG ATAGATGCAGCTATAAATTCAGGAAACTCTGGCGGCCCTGCTTTTAATGATCAGGGAAAATGCGTTGGTATAGCTTTTCAATCTCTTAAACACGAAGATGCAGAAAACATAGGTTATGTTATACCCACCCCGGTTATTAAGCACTTCATTCAAGACTATGAGAAATCTGGAGAGTACACAG GTTTCCCTATACTTGGGATAGAATGGCAGAAAATGGAAAATCCTGATCTCCGTAAGGCAATGGGAATGAAATCTGACCAAAAGGGTGTTCGTATCAGAAGAATTGAACCAACTGCTCCTGAATCTGGATGCATGCAACCTTCTGATATTATTCTTAGCTTTGATGGTATTGACATCGCCAACGATGGCACAG TTCCATTCAGGCATGGAGAGCGCATTGGCTTCAGTTACCTAGTTTCACAGAAGTATACTGGTGAGAAGGCACGTGTCAAAGTTCTCCGGAGTTCAAAAATTCATGAATTCAACATAAAGCTATCAATCCACAAAAAGCTCATTCCAGCTCATATAAAGGGCAGGCCACCGTCATACTACATTGTTGCAGGCTTTGTTTTTATGGTCGTATCTGTTCCATATCTTCGATCCGAG TATGGAAAAGATTACGAATTTGATGCCCCCGTCAAGTTGTTGGACAAGCATTTACATGCAATGGCGCAATCACCTGATGAGCAGCTTGTGGTGGTCTCACAG GTGCTTGTGGCAGATATCAATATTGGTTATGAAGAACTTGTCAATACTCAG GTGCGTGCGTTCAATGGGAAACCAGTAAATAATTTGAAGCAGCTGGCGACCATGGTGGAAGATTGCAATGAGGAGTTCTTAAAATTTGACATGGATTACGACCAG GTTGTCGTTCTCGAGACGAAAACAGCTAGGGCTGCTACTCAGGACATTCTAACAACACACTGCATACCTTCAGCGATGTCAGATGACCTGAAGGCCTGA
- the LOC123151214 gene encoding rac-like GTP-binding protein 4, translating into MASSASRFIKCVTVGDGAVGKTCMLICYTSNKFPTDYVPTVFDNFSANVVVDGTTVNLGLWDTAGQEDYNRLRPLSYRGADVFVLAFSLVSRASYENIMKKWLPELQHHAPSVPIVLVGTKYDLREDKQYLLDHPGVVPVTTAQGEELRKHIGATCYVECSSKTQQNVKAVFDAAIKVVIKPPTKQRERRKKKARQGCASLGVLSRRRLACFK; encoded by the exons ATGGCGTCCAGCGCCTCCCGGTTCATCAAGTGCGTGACggtcggcgacggcgccgtcggcaAGACCTGCATGCTCATCTGCTACACCAGCAACAAGTTCCCCACC GACTATGTGCCCACCGTGTTCGACAACTTCAGCGCGAACGTGGTGGTGGACGGCACCACCGTGAACCTGGGCCTCTGGGACACTGCAG GGCAGGAGGATTACAACAGACTGAGACCGCTGAGCTACCGGGGAGCCGACGTCTTCGTGCTCGCCTTCTCGCTCGTCAGCCGCGCCAGCTACGAGAACATCATGAAGAAG TGGCTACCGGAGCTTCAGCACCATGCACCCAGCGTGCCGATAGTGCTGGTTGGTACAAAATATG ATCTCCGCGAAGACAAACAATACTTACTTGACCACCCTGGCGTGGTGCCTGTTACTACAGCTCAG GGGGAGGAACTCCGCAAGCACATCGGCGCAACCTGTTACGTCGAATGCAGCTCAAAGACACAGCAG AATGTAAAAGCTGTGTTTGATGCTGCCATCAAGGTAGTGATCAAGCCTCCAACAAAGCAGAGGGaacggaggaagaagaaagcacgacaaggatgtgcatcatt GGGTGTCCTGTCTAGAAGGAGACTGGCATGCTTCAAGTGA